A region from the Thermodesulfovibrionales bacterium genome encodes:
- a CDS encoding response regulator codes for MPDTRDKKKVLIQKEVVINEIIKAIALDISEEEMYIAASTEFLSGAILDIRFEIEGTPVRVKAIVKQSDPGIGAGVKFLNLSPENFALIRKFIEKAITVTAEKKEKKILLVDDSSQSRAIYRSRLALEDFSVIEASNGLEALKSLQEMKPDLVVLDLWMEGIDGFKILQLIQLNPNLKEVPVIVLSARSVLSDIQKAMSLGAKDFLPKVTTTPVKLAQRVKEILSGK; via the coding sequence ATGCCTGATACCAGAGACAAGAAGAAGGTTCTGATACAGAAAGAAGTGGTCATTAATGAGATTATTAAGGCCATCGCCCTTGATATCAGCGAAGAAGAGATGTATATCGCTGCCTCAACAGAGTTCCTTTCCGGGGCAATCCTCGATATCCGTTTCGAGATTGAAGGGACACCTGTCCGTGTGAAAGCGATAGTGAAGCAATCGGATCCTGGGATCGGAGCCGGCGTGAAATTCCTCAACCTCTCCCCGGAGAACTTTGCTTTGATCAGGAAGTTCATTGAGAAGGCCATCACGGTGACAGCAGAAAAAAAGGAGAAGAAGATCCTTCTCGTCGACGACAGCTCACAATCGAGGGCCATATACCGGAGTAGGCTGGCCCTTGAGGATTTCTCGGTCATCGAGGCCTCAAATGGTCTTGAGGCCCTTAAGTCTCTCCAGGAGATGAAGCCCGACCTCGTGGTCCTTGATCTGTGGATGGAGGGTATAGACGGCTTTAAGATCCTCCAGCTCATTCAGTTAAACCCGAATCTGAAGGAGGTCCCGGTAATCGTCCTCTCAGCGAGAAGCGTCCTTTCGGACATCCAGAAGGCCATGTCTCTGGGAGCAAAGGACTTTCTGCCGAAGGTGACGACGACGCCGGTGAAACTTGCC